In the Takifugu flavidus isolate HTHZ2018 chromosome 11, ASM371156v2, whole genome shotgun sequence genome, one interval contains:
- the sertad2b gene encoding SERTA domain-containing protein 2b isoform X1 translates to MGNPQRRIRPDVHADVMLGYTIGCSGYMFGKGAKRKLDEDEEGLEGKTLAVPVEGGGLGLCPDGLSKVSYTLQRQTIFNISLMKLYSQRPLGEPRLERRVLINNMLRRIQDELKQEGSLRPLLFPPSPPPDDPMDEGFREAPPSFGVMTGTGQASQPSALLMPMIAPPPSPHPMVPPNCQAAQACPVRVEACPAPLDACLTPASLLEEDGGDSAFCAPSPPTPPLSPPPAQAPQLPLALLPSRAPPHASSNGFPSALSDMEVGPPTAITRTAASNCTTATTSSALTPLAQSSHLTALCSPSPTGPPRDCRSTGAKPEPAGVSLAESRCAEIRMMDALPALPPGGLIDGSSTPSSPSSSSPSGFLSDLALDDVLFADIDTSMYDFDPCTTGGAVGAAAGGGLTKLTPLVTADDLLKSLASPYSGSTPQVSASQPFKMDLTELDHIMEVLVGS, encoded by the exons ATGGGAAACCCACAACGTCGGATCAGACCAGATGTGCATGCAGATGTGATGCTGGGCTACACGATTGGCTGCAGTGG aTATATGTTTGGTAAAGGCGCGAAGCGGAAGTTGGACGAGGATGAAGAGGGGCTGGAAGGCAAAACGTTGGCGGTGCCGGTGGAAGGAGGGGGGCTAGGCCTGTGCCCGGACGGCCTGTCCAAGGTGTCGTACACCTTGCAGCGGCAGACCATCTTCAACATCTCCTTGATGAAGCTGTACAGCCAGCGTCCGCTCGGCGAGCCCAGACTGGAGCGCCGCGTCCTCATCAACAACATGCTGCGACGCATCCAGGACGAGCTCAAGCAGGAGGGCTCCCTGCGCCCGCTGCTCTTCCCGCCCTCGCCCCCGCCTGACGATCCCATGGACGAGGGCTTCCGCGAGGCCCCGCCCTCGTTTGGCGTGATGACGGGGACGGGGCAGGCGTCCCAGCCTTCTGCACTGCTGATGCCCATGATTgcccctccaccctctccccaCCCGATGGTGCCTCCTAACTGCCAGGCAGCCCAGGCCTGTCCCGTCCGCGTGGAGGCCTGCCCCGCCCCTCTGGATGCATGCCTGACTCCAGCCTCTTTACTGGAAGAGGACGGTGGTGATTCAGCCTTTTGCGCTCCgtctccacccacccctcctctttctcctcccccgGCTCAGGCTCCACAGTTACCACTGGCACTTCTGCCCTCGAGAGCCCCCCCGCACGCCTCGTCCAACGGTTTCCCCTCTGCTCTGAGTGACATGGAGGTGGGCCCTCCGACAGCCATAACAAGGACAGCAGCATCTAATTGTACGACCGCGACTACCTCCTCAGCTCTGACGCCACTCGCCCAGTCCTCCCACTTAACAGCCCTCTGCTCACCCTCGCCCACAGGCCCGCCCAGAGACTGCAGGTCCACGGGCGCTAAACCAGAGCCCGCCGGCGTCTCGTTAGCAGAGAGCCGTTGCGCTGAAATCCGAATGATGGACGCTCTGCCCGCGCTGCCTCCCGGCGGCTTAATAGACGGttcctccactccttcctcgccatcttcttcctccccctccggGTTCCTCTCAGACTTGGCTCTGGACGATGTCCTGTTTGCGGACATCGACACGTCCATGTATGACTTCGACCCCTGTACAACAGGCGGCGCCGTGGGCGCGGCGGCGGGCGGCGGCCTCACTAAGCTCACGCCGCTGGTCACAGCAGACGATCTCCTGAAATCGCTGGCGTCGCCGTACAGCGGCAGCACCCCCCAGGTTTCAGCCAGTCAGCCTTTCAAAATGGATCTGACAGAACTGGACCACATCATGGAGGTGTTGGTGGGCTCGTGA
- the sertad2b gene encoding SERTA domain-containing protein 2b isoform X2, with protein sequence MFGKGAKRKLDEDEEGLEGKTLAVPVEGGGLGLCPDGLSKVSYTLQRQTIFNISLMKLYSQRPLGEPRLERRVLINNMLRRIQDELKQEGSLRPLLFPPSPPPDDPMDEGFREAPPSFGVMTGTGQASQPSALLMPMIAPPPSPHPMVPPNCQAAQACPVRVEACPAPLDACLTPASLLEEDGGDSAFCAPSPPTPPLSPPPAQAPQLPLALLPSRAPPHASSNGFPSALSDMEVGPPTAITRTAASNCTTATTSSALTPLAQSSHLTALCSPSPTGPPRDCRSTGAKPEPAGVSLAESRCAEIRMMDALPALPPGGLIDGSSTPSSPSSSSPSGFLSDLALDDVLFADIDTSMYDFDPCTTGGAVGAAAGGGLTKLTPLVTADDLLKSLASPYSGSTPQVSASQPFKMDLTELDHIMEVLVGS encoded by the coding sequence ATGTTTGGTAAAGGCGCGAAGCGGAAGTTGGACGAGGATGAAGAGGGGCTGGAAGGCAAAACGTTGGCGGTGCCGGTGGAAGGAGGGGGGCTAGGCCTGTGCCCGGACGGCCTGTCCAAGGTGTCGTACACCTTGCAGCGGCAGACCATCTTCAACATCTCCTTGATGAAGCTGTACAGCCAGCGTCCGCTCGGCGAGCCCAGACTGGAGCGCCGCGTCCTCATCAACAACATGCTGCGACGCATCCAGGACGAGCTCAAGCAGGAGGGCTCCCTGCGCCCGCTGCTCTTCCCGCCCTCGCCCCCGCCTGACGATCCCATGGACGAGGGCTTCCGCGAGGCCCCGCCCTCGTTTGGCGTGATGACGGGGACGGGGCAGGCGTCCCAGCCTTCTGCACTGCTGATGCCCATGATTgcccctccaccctctccccaCCCGATGGTGCCTCCTAACTGCCAGGCAGCCCAGGCCTGTCCCGTCCGCGTGGAGGCCTGCCCCGCCCCTCTGGATGCATGCCTGACTCCAGCCTCTTTACTGGAAGAGGACGGTGGTGATTCAGCCTTTTGCGCTCCgtctccacccacccctcctctttctcctcccccgGCTCAGGCTCCACAGTTACCACTGGCACTTCTGCCCTCGAGAGCCCCCCCGCACGCCTCGTCCAACGGTTTCCCCTCTGCTCTGAGTGACATGGAGGTGGGCCCTCCGACAGCCATAACAAGGACAGCAGCATCTAATTGTACGACCGCGACTACCTCCTCAGCTCTGACGCCACTCGCCCAGTCCTCCCACTTAACAGCCCTCTGCTCACCCTCGCCCACAGGCCCGCCCAGAGACTGCAGGTCCACGGGCGCTAAACCAGAGCCCGCCGGCGTCTCGTTAGCAGAGAGCCGTTGCGCTGAAATCCGAATGATGGACGCTCTGCCCGCGCTGCCTCCCGGCGGCTTAATAGACGGttcctccactccttcctcgccatcttcttcctccccctccggGTTCCTCTCAGACTTGGCTCTGGACGATGTCCTGTTTGCGGACATCGACACGTCCATGTATGACTTCGACCCCTGTACAACAGGCGGCGCCGTGGGCGCGGCGGCGGGCGGCGGCCTCACTAAGCTCACGCCGCTGGTCACAGCAGACGATCTCCTGAAATCGCTGGCGTCGCCGTACAGCGGCAGCACCCCCCAGGTTTCAGCCAGTCAGCCTTTCAAAATGGATCTGACAGAACTGGACCACATCATGGAGGTGTTGGTGGGCTCGTGA